One Lampris incognitus isolate fLamInc1 chromosome 14, fLamInc1.hap2, whole genome shotgun sequence DNA window includes the following coding sequences:
- the homeza gene encoding homeobox and leucine zipper encoding a, which produces MAAYSECNGRTGLDVEVKKPPEGEGRKIECEDKHAIHSTAKDVHQPISGSDGNTGSGASFSTNNNSVVCLPLVSEGLKLVWTQADQTRELDTIPELVQAFNLFPYPTSREVNALARVCGLPLDKVKVWFMVQRIKYGISWASEEIEETRRKLSVPELCGNYTETKEETKIKTKRKSGEEVIMKDKDNDRIEGSFSTLVSSKKKPTTESPESYRPARPAVPCFSSSLPPPQDSYYYRPPADMPATIATDVSVVPSDLQQRRHGRYKKSKAQLAVLRSSFLRENWPAEAELRRLQEETGLSRNDIRKWFSDSRYQLRVGRGAFGATQVYPSSTVATLNDDPQQIQPLSLVAQKVRQHQNGVKVHEGPRSSGIKDSHFFQTFLSNSLEAFGDRVAEAEGCEGVLDISGENGHRVKDEEQSEEKPLQLTKDSKIDPDILQQPLSLPKPSPCSSSSGTPPPPTTSLSKRHSNGISSMKKSASSAKASSSQTVVHFSGASSSTPTVLTPAGRPRKTKEQLDVLKQHFVRCQWPKSEDYTELVKLTGLPRADVIQWFGDTRYAVKNGQLRWVQGVCKQFLADPSMQQSNGGETNGSGSSTTPQGGGSRKRKSRSSGASTCLDSPNIQPLEAYHRLTGILNEKDLDSLCKKSRMSYQQVRDWFASQETGVLDQEPNIID; this is translated from the coding sequence ATGGCTGCATACAGTGAATGTAACGGTCGAACAGGATTAGACGTAGAGGTGAAGAAGCCCCCTGAAGGTGAAGGGAGAAAGATAGAGTGTGAAGACAAGCATGCAATCCATAGCACCGCAAAGGATGTGCACCAACCTATCAGCGGATCTGACGGGAACACAGGCAGCGGGGCTAGCTTCAGCACCAACAACAATTCTGTCGTGTGTCTACCTCTTGTGTCAGAGGGACTAAAACTAGTGTGGACACAGGCCGATCAGACTCGTGAACTTGACACTATCCCAGAGCTAGTCCAAGCCTTCAATCTGTTTCCATACCCTACATCTCGTGAAGTAAATGCACTGGCACGGGTGTGTGGTTTGCCCCTGGACAAAGTCAAAGTGTGGTTTATGGTGCAGAGAATTAAATATGGCATCAGCTGGGCCTCAGAGGAGATAGAGGAGACTCGGAGGAAGCTGTCAGTACCTGAGCTGTGTGGTAACTACACTGAAACAAAGGAGGAAACAAAGATAAAGACCAAGAGGAAAAGCGGCGAAGAGGTGATAATGAAGGACAAGGACAACGATCGAATAGAGGGCTCTTTCTCCACCTTGGTCTCCTCAAAGAAGAAACCGACAACCGAATCACCAGAGTCTTACAGACCAGCCAGACCTGCTGTTCCATGTTTCAGttcttctctccctccccctcaagACTCCTACTACTAccgcccacctgcagacatgcctGCAACTATTGCAACAGACGTCTCTGTTGTCCCCTCAGATTTGCAGCAACGTCGTCATGGCCGCTACAAAAAGTCCAAAGCCCAGCTGGCTGTCCTCCGCAGCAGCTTTCTGAGGGAAAACTGGCCCGCAGAGGCTGAACTCCGACGTCTGCAAGAAGAGACGGGACTGAGCCGAAATGATATCCGTAAATGGTTCAGTGACAGCCGTTACCAGCTCAGGGTGGGCCGGGGAGCCTTTGGAGCAACCCAGGTATATCCCAGTTCTACTGTGGCTACACTAAATGATGATCCTCAGCAAATACAGCCTCTATCGCTTGTCGCACAAAAGGTTCGTCAGCATCAAAATGGGGTGAAGGTGCACGAGGGACCCCGTAGCAGTGGGATTAAAGACTCACATTTCTTCCAGACTTTCCTGTCAAACAGTCTAGAGGCATTTGGAGATAGAGTTGCAGAGGCAGAAGGGTGTGAGGGTGTGCTGGACATTTCGGGTGAAAACGGACACCGTGTGAAAGATGAAGAACAAAGTGAAGAAAAACCCTTGCAGTTGACTAAGGACAGCAAGATTGACCCAGATATTCTACAGCAGCCATTGAGTTTACCCAAACCTTCTCCGTGCTCTTCCTCCTCTGGCACCCCGCCCCCACCAACAACCTCACTGAGCAAACGACACTCAAATGGCATCAGCAGCATGAAGAAATCAGCCAGCTCTGCCAAAGCCAGCTCCTCTCAAACAGTCGTGCATTTCTCTGGTGCTTCCTCGTCCACCCCTACTGTCCTTACACCCGCTGGACGGCCACGTAAGACCAAGGAACAACTGGATGTGCTAAAGCAACACTTTGTACGCTGCCAGTGGCCAAAGAGTGAAGATTACACAGAGCTGGTTAAGCTTACAGGCTTACCCCGGGCAGATGTTATTCAGTGGTTTGGGGATACACGGTATGCTGTTAAAAACGGGCAGCTGCGCTGGGTGCAAGGGGTCTGTAAACAGTTCTTGGCCGACCCCTCCATGCAGCAAAGTAACGGAGGTGAAACAAATGGAAGTGGCTCGAGTACAACCCCTCAGGGTGGAGGTAGCCGCAAACGAAAATCTCGATCCAGTGGAGCAAGTACCTGTTTAGATTCCCCCAATATTCAGCCACTTGAGGCATATCACCGTTTGACAGGGATATTAAATGAAAAAGACCTTGACTCCTTATGCAAGAAGTCAAGAATGAGCTACCAGCAAGTACGGGATTGGTTTGCATCTCAGGAGACTGGAGTACTTGACCAAGAGCCTAACATTATTgactga
- the dhrs1 gene encoding dehydrogenase/reductase SDR family member 1 isoform X2, which produces MSRMAGWTSLLIMPMLECRTRGKTDPYRPTNTTSNSNSFSREVSHPSTSQAHTYLASIIWQSHMLAIFENTGKKFWEMDLSIWDSLNNTGLRGHYYCTVYASRLMVAQGRGLIVVISSMGGLRYLFNVPYGVGKAACDRLAADTAFELKSRGVASVSLWPGAVQTELVTQFVVENDSPHGVDPKFKEVFARGETTELSGKCIVELAKDKNLMSLTGKVLMTCDLARRYGIQDIDGRSVTDYTSLKFLMTRVPYLAWLSPFVPSFLRLPRFVLTLASGRF; this is translated from the exons ATGAGCAGAATGGCAGGCTGGACATCCTTGTTAATAATGCCTATGCTGGAGTGCAG gaccagagggaagactgaccCCTacaggcccaccaacaccacttccaacagcaactcattttcacgggaggtctcccatccaagtactagccaagcccatacctacttagcttccatcatttggcagagccacatgttg GCCATATTTGAGAATACGGGGAAGAAGTTTTGGGAGATGGATCTGTCCATATGGGATTCTCTAAACAACACAGGCCTCAG GGGCCACTATTACTGCACAGTTTACGCCTCACGATTGATGGTCGCACAAGGCCGAGGTTTGATTGTTGTCATCTCCTCTATGGGAGGGCTAAGATATCTCTTCAATGTGCCATATGGTGTTGGTAAAGCTGCA TGCGACAGGCTAGCAGCCGATACTGCCTTTGAGCTGAAAAGCAGAGGGGTTGCTTCTGTTAGCCTGTGGCCGGGAGCCGTGCAGACAGAGTTGGTGACGCAGTTTGTTGTGGAGAATGATAGTCCTCATGGTGTTGATCCTAAG TTCAAGGAAGTGTTTGCCAGGGGAGAAACAACAGAGCTGAGTGGCAAGTGCATTGTAGAGCTGGCAAAAG ATAAAAATCTGATGTCACTGACAGGAAAAGTTCTAATGACTTGTGATCTGGCAAGGCGCTATGGGATACAAGACATTGACG GCCGGAGTGTGACTGATTACACCTCCCTAAAATTCCTGATGACACGAGTTCCATATCTGGCATGGCTTTCGCCTTTTGTACCTTCATTTCTGCGGCTGCCCCGGTTTGTTCTCACCCTCGCCAGCGGACGATTCTGA